A genomic region of Trueperaceae bacterium contains the following coding sequences:
- the ilvD gene encoding dihydroxy-acid dehydratase — protein sequence MSDPSRPANRHSRAVTQGTSRAPNRAMLRAVGFEDDDFDKPIVGIANAHSTITPCNAGLGTLADAADGAVRTAGGMPQTFGTITISDGISMGTEGMKASLMSREVIADSIETVCLGQSLDGILAVGGCDKNMPGALIAMARLDLPAVFVYGGTIEPGHLDGEDLTIVSVFEAVGQHAAGRIPLETLKAVETHACPGNGSCGGMYTANSMSSVFEAMGLALPYSSTMAAEHPEKARSAAESGEVLVEAVREGRNARRMMTREAFENAIRVLMAVGGSTNAVLHLLAAARAAEVELDIDDFERLRRTTPHFADLKPSGRYVTVDLHRVGGIPLVMKMLLEAGLLHGDLPTVTGRTIAETLADVPATPPEGQDVVRPLASPKYPHGHLAILKGNLAEEGAVAKTSGLKTTRITGPARVYESEEAAMAAILEDAIREGDVVVIRNEGPRGGPGMREMLSPTSAIIGRGLGDAVGLVTDGRFSGGTYGLVVGHVAPEAAVGGTIGLLQEGDLVTIDADTNTLSVDLDDATLAARRAAWTPPAPRYVRGVMAKYARQVGSAAEGATTDEPT from the coding sequence ATGTCCGACCCCTCCCGCCCCGCCAACCGCCACAGCCGAGCCGTGACGCAGGGCACGTCGCGGGCCCCGAACCGCGCGATGTTGCGCGCGGTCGGGTTCGAGGACGACGATTTCGACAAGCCGATCGTCGGCATCGCTAACGCCCACAGCACCATCACGCCCTGCAACGCCGGCCTCGGAACCCTCGCGGACGCCGCCGACGGCGCCGTCCGCACCGCGGGCGGCATGCCGCAGACGTTCGGCACCATCACGATCAGCGACGGCATCAGCATGGGGACGGAGGGCATGAAGGCCAGCCTCATGTCGCGCGAGGTGATCGCCGACAGCATCGAAACCGTCTGCCTCGGCCAGTCGCTGGACGGCATCCTGGCGGTCGGCGGGTGCGACAAGAACATGCCGGGGGCGTTGATCGCCATGGCGCGCCTCGACCTCCCCGCGGTGTTCGTCTACGGCGGCACCATCGAGCCGGGGCACCTGGACGGCGAGGACCTCACGATCGTCAGCGTCTTCGAGGCGGTCGGGCAGCACGCCGCCGGCCGCATTCCGCTCGAGACCCTGAAGGCGGTCGAGACGCACGCCTGCCCCGGGAACGGCAGTTGCGGCGGGATGTACACCGCGAACAGCATGTCGAGCGTCTTCGAGGCGATGGGGTTGGCGTTGCCGTACTCCTCGACGATGGCGGCGGAGCACCCGGAGAAGGCGCGCAGCGCGGCGGAGAGCGGCGAGGTGCTGGTCGAGGCGGTCCGCGAGGGCCGCAACGCCCGCCGGATGATGACGCGCGAAGCGTTCGAGAACGCGATTCGGGTGTTGATGGCGGTCGGGGGCAGCACGAACGCGGTGCTGCACCTCCTCGCCGCCGCCCGGGCGGCGGAGGTCGAGCTCGACATCGACGATTTCGAGCGGTTGCGCCGCACCACGCCCCACTTCGCGGACCTCAAGCCGTCGGGCCGCTACGTCACGGTGGACCTGCACCGGGTCGGGGGGATCCCGCTCGTGATGAAGATGCTGCTCGAGGCGGGCCTCCTGCACGGCGACCTGCCGACGGTCACGGGGCGGACCATCGCGGAGACCCTCGCGGACGTCCCCGCCACCCCGCCGGAGGGCCAGGACGTCGTCCGGCCGCTCGCGTCACCGAAGTACCCCCACGGGCACCTCGCGATCCTCAAGGGCAACCTCGCCGAGGAGGGCGCCGTCGCGAAGACCAGCGGCCTGAAGACCACCCGCATCACCGGTCCCGCCCGCGTCTACGAATCCGAGGAGGCGGCGATGGCGGCGATCCTGGAGGACGCGATCCGGGAGGGCGACGTCGTCGTGATCCGCAACGAGGGCCCACGCGGTGGTCCCGGCATGCGCGAGATGTTGTCGCCGACCAGCGCCATCATCGGTCGGGGCTTGGGGGACGCGGTGGGGCTCGTGACCGACGGGCGCTTCTCGGGCGGGACGTACGGCCTCGTCGTCGGGCACGTCGCGCCGGAAGCGGCGGTCGGGGGCACGATCGGGTTGCTGCAGGAGGGCGACCTCGTGACGATCGACGCGGACACGAACACCCTCTCCGTCGACCTCGACGACGCCACGCTCGCCGCGCGCCGGGCGGCGTGGACGCCGCCCGCGCCGCGGTACGTGCGCGGCGTCATGGCGAAGTACGCGCGGCAGGTGGGGAGCGCCGCGGAGGGCGCCACGACCGACGAACCGACCTGA
- a CDS encoding ThuA domain-containing protein has protein sequence MSDSSPTRVLIWNEYLHEIENDGVAALYPNGIHGALAEAFEARGGFAVETATLREPDHGLSEARLADTDVLLWWGHKAHAEVSDDAARLVHEAVLSGMGLVVLHSGHMSKVFQRVLGTHGTLRWREADEKERLWNLRPDHPILEGIPEYVELAQEEMYGERFDVPEPDELLMLSWFQGGEVFRSVATWRRGLGRVVYVRPGHETYPTYHDPHVRRIVVQAGAWAAARVRQDARGCTNPASLEPVPNPGKEHIL, from the coding sequence ATGAGCGACTCCTCCCCCACCCGCGTCCTGATCTGGAACGAGTACCTGCACGAGATCGAGAACGACGGCGTCGCGGCGCTGTACCCGAACGGCATCCACGGCGCCCTCGCCGAAGCGTTCGAGGCGCGCGGCGGCTTCGCGGTGGAGACCGCGACGCTGCGCGAGCCGGATCACGGCCTGAGCGAGGCGCGCCTGGCGGACACCGACGTCCTGCTCTGGTGGGGCCACAAGGCGCACGCGGAGGTGTCGGACGACGCGGCGCGCCTCGTGCACGAGGCGGTGCTGTCCGGCATGGGCTTGGTCGTGCTGCATTCGGGCCACATGTCGAAGGTGTTCCAGCGGGTGTTGGGCACGCACGGCACGCTGCGCTGGCGGGAGGCGGACGAGAAGGAACGCCTGTGGAATCTCCGTCCCGACCACCCGATCCTCGAGGGCATCCCGGAGTACGTGGAGTTGGCGCAGGAGGAGATGTACGGCGAGCGGTTCGACGTGCCCGAGCCGGACGAACTGTTGATGCTGAGTTGGTTCCAGGGCGGCGAGGTCTTCCGCAGCGTCGCGACGTGGCGGCGGGGCCTCGGCCGCGTCGTGTACGTCCGTCCGGGGCACGAGACCTACCCGACGTACCACGACCCGCACGTTCGACGGATCGTCGTGCAGGCCGGCGCGTGGGCGGCGGCCCGCGTGCGGCAGGACGCGCGTGGATGCACGAACCCCGCGTCGCTCGAGCCGGTTCCGAACCCCGGCAAGGAACACATCCTCTAG